One Littorina saxatilis isolate snail1 linkage group LG1, US_GU_Lsax_2.0, whole genome shotgun sequence genomic window carries:
- the LOC138950510 gene encoding iduronate 2-sulfatase-like — protein MRNVAASSWLCILLMGHVTAAAQPNVLFLVVDDMRPKLNSYGETNMVTPNIDNLAINSVLFQRAYCQQAVCSPSRTSFLTGRRPDTTRIFDLHTYFRRLAGNFTTLPQHFKNNGFLTVNVGKIFHPGQAAGGDDDAKYSWSYPAIHGSTAKFRRDKECKGADGLDDNVVCPVNLEQVAEKTLPDIQSTETAIEFLQNRSIDQQPFFLGLGYLKPHAPFKFPEEFLKLYPLSRINPVTNPDYPSWLPHVAYSPWQELRSYHDIKIMNLSWPFERVPDTYQLKLRQAYSGAISYIDHQIGRVLQALDYYGFTNNTIVTFLGDHGYELGEHNHWTKKSNFDLATRIPMIVHVPGITSKPSTPRGQTFPFYNALTSTKTINNVRWSCSSTMCIDEHAKRGSYRTTDALVEAVDLYATVSELAGVDVPPTCPPNSLNVSFCTEGTSLVPLIRRVMASRNTEKVSWKSAAFSQFPRPANRIQLNSDLPSLADIRIMGYTMKTATHRYTEWVAYDPVTFTHNMSHVYARELYDHRSDPDENVNLADDISLTGVLTQLAQQLRDGWRKALPKTVV, from the exons ATGCGCAATGTAGCAGCCTCCTCGTGGCTGTGCATATTGCTaatgggtcacgtgaccgcAG CTGCCCAACCCAACGTGCTGTTCCTTGTGGTGGACGACATGAGACCCAAACTGAACAGCTATGGAGAGACCAACATGGTGACACCCAACATCGACAACCTGGCCATCAACAGCGTTCTCTTTCAACGGGCCTATTGCCAG CAAGCAGTGTGTTCCCCAAGCAGGACGTCCTTCCTGACAGGACGCAGACCGGACACGACTCGTATCTTTGACCTGCATACCTACTTCAGGAGACTGGCCGGGAATTTCACCACGCTGCCCCAGCACTTCAAGAACAACGGATTCCTCACTGTGAATGTGGGGAAAATATTTCATCCAG GTCAAGCAGCTGGTGGTGACGATGACGCCAAGTACAGCTGGAGTTATCCAGCAATACACGGAAGCACGGCAAAATTCCGCAGGGACAAG gaGTGCAAAGGAGCGGACGGACTAGACGATAACGTTGTGTGTCCGGTCAACCTTGAGCAAGTGGCAGAGAAGACTTTGCCGGACATCCAAAGCACGGAAACAGCCATCGAGTTTCTGCAGAACCGTTCCATAGACCAGCAACCTTTCTTCCTGGGGCTGGGCTACCTCAAGCCTCACGCACCCTTCAAGTTTCCTGAAGAATTTCTCA AGCTGTACCCACTGTCGAGGATCAACCCTGTGACCAACCCGGACTACCCTTCATGGCTTCCCCATGTGGCCTACTCGCCCTGGCAGGAGCTCAGGAGCTATCATGACATCAAGATAATGAACCTTAGCTGGCCTTTTGAACGCGTGCCGGACACCTATCAG ttAAAATTACGCCAGGCTTATTCAGGAGCCATAAGCTACATAGACCATCAGATCGGCAGAGTTTTGCAGGCTCTGGATTATTATGGTTTCACCAACAACACCATCGTCACGTTTCTTGGAGACCATG GCTATGAACTCGGAGAGCACAACCACTGGACCAAGAAGAGCAACTTTGACCTCGCCACCCGGATTCCTATGATAGTGCACGTTCCGGGTATCACGTCCAAACCGTCCACCCCGAGAGGTCAAACCTTCCCGTTCTATAACGCCTTGACCAGCACAAAGACCATAAACAATGTTAGGTGGTCTTGTAGCTCTACAATGTGCATCGACGAGCACGCCAAACGAGGGAGCTACCGGACCACGGACGCTCTGGTGGAAGCTGTGGACCTGTACGCCACAGTGTCAGAACTGGCGGGTGTGGATGTTCCCCCTACCTGTCCCCCTAACAGCCTCAACGTCTCTTTCTGCACTGAAGGAACAAGCCTCGTTCCACTTATCCGACGAGTCATGGCATCTCGCAACACAGAAAAGGTTAGCTGGAAGTCTGCAGCATTCAGCCAGTTCCCACGACCGGCCAACCGTATCCAGCTGAACAGCGATCTCCCGTCGCTGGCTGACATCCGCATCATGGGCTACACGATGAAGACTGCCACACACCGCTACACGGAGTGGGTGGCCTACGACCCTGTCACCTTCACCCACAACATGTCGCACGTATACGCACGCGAGCTGTACGACCACCGTAGCGATCCTGACGAGAACGTCAACCTTGCGGACGATATATCTCTCACTGGCGTGCTGACTCAGCTTGCTCAGCAGCTCAGGGACGGATGGAGGAAAGCTCTGCCCAAAACTGTTGTTTAA
- the LOC138950504 gene encoding iduronate 2-sulfatase-like, with the protein MNEEEKEEEEEEEEEEEEEEEEEEEARPNVLFLVVDDLRPKLNCYGETNMVTPNIDNLAINSVLFQRAYVQQAACSPSRTSFLTGRRPDTTRTFDLQTYFRRLAGNFTTLPQHFKNNGYTTWSIGKIFHPGEAASGNDDNSYSWKYPAYHAPTEIYPHAKVCRGSDGQLAINACCPVNLDDVTGQSLPDIQNTDMAITFLQNRSLDQHPFFLGLGYHKPHLPFKFPEEFLHYPETFSLLLRQAYSAAASYTDHNLGRVLQALDQYGLANNTIITFHGDHGWQLGEHTMWSKYTNFDIATRIPMLVHVPGVTSKPSTRPGDTFPFYDALTSTRHIRNTSLACRTDMCGNEQGHSASYRTTDALVEAVDLYATVSELAGLDVPPSCPPNSLNVSFCTEGISFVPVIKNITNLRNDVTKAKNDVTSKSSFTWKTAAFSQYPRPDDRIEINSMEPALADIGIMGYTMKTATHRYTEWVAYDPVTFTHNMSHVYERELYDHTNDPEENLNIVDEEEFQDLVAQLVVQLRGGWRNALPTNNSSHERILKAE; encoded by the exons atgaacgaagaagaaaaagaagaagaagaagaagaagaagaagaagaagaagaagaagaagaagaagaagaagaag CGCGACCCAACGTGCTGTTCCTTGTGGTGGACGACCTGAGACCCAAACTGAACTGCTATGGGGAGACCAACATGGTGACACCCAACATCGACAACCTGGCCATCAACAGCGTCCTCTTTCAAAGAGCTTACGTGCag CAAGCGGCATGTTCTCCAAGCAGGACGTCCTTCCTGACAGGACGCAGACCGGACACGACTCGCACCTTCGACCTGCAGACCTACTTCAGGAGACTGGCCGGTAACTTCACCACGCTGCCTCAGCACTTCAAGAACAACGGCTACACCACCTGGTCCATTGGCAAGATCTTCCACCCCG GCGAAGCAGCCAGCGGTAACGACGACAACTCCTACAGCTGGAAATACCCTGCCTACCATGCTCCCACTGAAATATATCCGCATGCTAAG GTGTGTCGAGGATCTGACGGACAACTGGCCATCAACGCTTGCTGTCCGGTCAaccttgatgacgtcacaggCCAGTCACTGCCGGACATCCAGAACACGGACATGGCCATCACGTTCCTGCAGAACCGTTCCCTGGACCAGCACCCCTTCTTCCTGGGGCTGGGCTACCACAAGCCTCACCTGCCCTTCAAGTTTCCCGAGGAGTTCCTCCATTA ccctgagactttctct CTCTTGCTTCGTCAGGCATACTCGGCAGCAGCAAGCTACACAGACCACAATTTAGGGAGAGTTCTTCAGGCTCTCGACCAGTATGGCTTGGCCAACAATACCATCATCACCTTTCATGGCgaccatg gcTGGCAGCTTGGTGAACACACTATGTGGAGCAAATACACGAACTTTGACATCGCCACCCGTATTCCCATGCTGGTGCACGTTCCGGGTGTCACGTCCAAACCATCCACCCGACCTGGTGACACCTTTCCCTTCTACGATGCTTTGACAAGTACAAGGCATATCAGAAACACGAGCTTAGCCTGTCGCACAGATATGTGCGGCAACGAGCAGGGACACTCAGCAAGCTACCGAACCACGGACGCTCTGGTGGAAGCTGTGGACCTGTACGCCACAGTATCAGAACTGGCGGGTCTGgatgttcccccctcctgtcCCCCTAACAGCCTCAACGTCTCCTTCTGCACTGAGGGAATAAGCTTCGTCCCcgtcatcaaaaacatcacAAATTTAAGGAATGACGTCACAAAAGCCAAGAATGACGTCACTTCTAAAAGCAGCTTCACGTGGAAGACGGCTGCCTTCAGCCAGTACCCTAGACCAGATGACCGCATTGAGATAAACAGCATGGAGCCAGCGCTGGCTGACATCGGTATCATGGGCTACACGATGAAGACTGCCACACACCGCTACACGGAGTGGGTGGCCTACGACCCTGTCACCTTCACCCACAACATGTCGCACGTGTACGAGCGCGAGCTGTACGATCACACCAACGACCCCGAGGAGAACCTCAACATCGTCGACGAAGAAGAGTTCCAAGATCTGGTTGCACAATTGGTGGTGCAGCTCAGGGGCGGCTGGAGGAACGCTTTGCCAACCAACAACAGCAGCCATGAGCGaatattaaaggcagagtaa